One Betta splendens chromosome 16, fBetSpl5.4, whole genome shotgun sequence genomic window carries:
- the arnt gene encoding aryl hydrocarbon receptor nuclear translocator isoform X6, which translates to MSSSNPDLTDPNLGMGASGTQASGGAVVPKGPIKRRAAPDFDDDDDDEGSKLFRCDDETSGSNNDKERFARENHSEIERRRRNKMTAYITELSDMVPTCSALARKPDKLTILRMAVSHMKTLRGSGNTNVDGSYKPSFLTDQELKHLILEAADGFLFVVSCETGRIVYVSDSLTPVLNQSQSDWLCSSLYDQLHPDDIEKLREQLSTAENNTGRMLDLKTGTVKKESQQSSARMSMGARRSFICRMRCGSCPVEPLSMNRLNFLRNRNRNGLGAAKEGEPQYVVVHCTGYIKSWPPAGVSLTDDEADNTQGSRYCLVAIGRLQVTCCPSDTDINSISVPVEFISRHNCQGTFTFVDHRCLTAIGYQPQDLLGKNILEFAHPEDQGLLRDSFQQVVKLKGQVLSVMFRFRTKSTEWILMRTSSFTFQNPFSEEIEYIICTNVNVKQLQQQQASLEGGGTRDGLYETGPITHPQMLVTATGPDHSKSLEKTELFSSIFQGSDQTKVVSSTSTPSAQIYPSANNFTAGRPNDTYRPATMTPQMAHPPHSAGQMLAQMSRENAAPQSVAPSSTGSPLHGGPAGGWPGAAARPQFNNQVVPQAAKTLSPQFASMGGYGGGSSNSFGQMPTGAAPTSTSGTNYSQMNPRASLNTNGYDVSHSAAQFPSRAAEAVWPQWQGPQHSQNNAEQHPHAQGSQQDMFPDVLSMLDQPTNFNSDDFELPIYPSFNE; encoded by the exons ATGTCCTCTTCAAACCCAG ATTTAACAGACCCAAATCTGGGCATGGGGGCGAGCGGGACGCAAGCGAGCGGCGGAGCTGTCGTCCCGAAAGGGCCCATCAAACGACGAGCGGC GCCAgactttgatgatgatgacgatgatgaaggaAGCAAGTTGTTCAG GTGTGATGATGAAACATCAGGCTCCAACAATGACAAAGAGCGTTTTGCTAG GGAGAATCACAGCGAGATTGAGAGGCGGAGGCGGAACAAGATGACTGCCTACATCACAGAATTGTCAGACATGGTGCCAACATGCAGCGCACTTGCTCGGAAACCAGACAAACTAACCATCCTACGAATGGCTGTGTCCCATATGAAGACTTTGAGAGGAAGTGGCAATACTAATGTAGATGGGTCATATAAACCTTCCTTTCTCACAGACCAG GAGCTGAAGCATCTCATTCTGGAGGCAGCTGATGGCTTCCTCTTTGTGGTGTCATGCGAGACTGGTCGCATTGTTTATGTTTCTGACTCCCTGACACCTGTCCTTAACCAGTCCCAATCTGACTGGCTCTGCTCCTCGTTATATGATCAGCTCCACCCAGACGATATAGAAAAGCTTAGAGAGCAGCTCTCCACCGCAGAAAATAACACGG GAAGGATGTTGGACTTAAAAACAGGaacagtaaaaaaagaaagtcagCAATCATCAGCCAGAATGAGTATGGGAGCCCGTCGATCCTTCATCTGCAGAATGAG GTGTGGCAGTTGTCCAGTGGAACCTTTGTCTATGAACAGACTTAACTTTCTTAGGAACAGGAACAG GAATGGTTTGGGGGCAGCCAAGGAAGGAGAACCTCAATATGTAGTGGTTCACTGTACAGGATACATCAAGTCCTGGCCCCCTGCAG gagtATCATTAACAGATGACGAGGCAGACAACACTCAGGGGAGTCGCTATTGTCTAGTAGCCATTGGGAGATTACAG gtTACCTGTTGCCCGTCTGACACAGACATCAACAGTATCAGTGTTCCCGTAGAGTTTATTTCACGCCATAATTGCCAGGGCACGTTCACCTTTGTAGACCACCGCTGCCTGACTGCCATCGGCTACCAGCCACAG GATTTATTGGGGAAGAATATTCTTGAGTTTGCCCACCCTGAAGACCAAGGCTTACTGAGAGACAGCTTCCAACAG GTGGTGAAGTTGAAGGGCCAGGTTCTGTCTGTGATGTTTCGGTTCCGCACCAAATCCACAGAATGGATCTTAATGCGAACCAGCTCCTTTACCTTCCAGAACCCGTTTTCTGAGGAGATTGAGTATATCATCTGCACCAACGTCAATGTCAA gcagctgcagcagcagcaggccagtCTGGAGGGAGGTGGCACCAGAGATGGACTGTATGAGACTGGACCAATCACCCACCCACAG ATGCTAGTGACAGCAACTGGGCCGGACCACAGCAAGAGTCTTGAGAAGACTGAGCTCTTCTCCTCAATTTTCCAAGGTTCTGATCAGACCAAGGTTGTGTCTTCCACCTCTACTCCCTCTGCACAGATCTACCCTTCAGCCAACAACTTCACTGCTGGTCGTCCTAACGATACATACAG ACCAGCCACCATGACTCCACAGATGGCACATCCACCACACTCAGCGGGACAGATGCTTGCTCAGATGTCTCGTGAGAATGCAGCTCCTCAATCAGTTGCTCCCTCGAGCACTGGCAGCCCTCTCCATGGAGGACCAGCAGGAGGGtggcctggagcagcagccagacCACAATTTAATAATCAG GTGGTCCCTCAGGCAGCAAAGACCCTGTCTCCACAGTTTGCCTCCATGGGAGGTTACGGAGGCGGCTCCTCCAACTCCTTTGGTCAGATGCCTACAGGTGCTGCTCCCACCTCCACCAGTGGTACAAACTATTCTCAGATGAACCCCCGGGCCAGCCTCAACACAAACGGCTATG ATGTCTCTCATTCTGCAGCACAGTTTCCCTCCCGAGCAGCGGAAGCAGTGTGGCCACAGTGGCAGGGCCCGCAACACTCACAGAATAACGCCGAGCAGCATCCTCACGCTCAAGGCAGCCAGCAAGACATGTTCCCC GATGTTTTGTCTATGCTGGACCAGCCTACCAACTTCAACAGCGATGATTTTGAGCTTCCCATCTACCCTTCGTTTAATGAGTGA
- the arnt gene encoding aryl hydrocarbon receptor nuclear translocator isoform X2, whose protein sequence is MSSSNPDLTDPNLGMGASGTQASGGAVVPKGPIKRRAAPDFDDDDDDEGSKLFRCDDETSGSNNDKERFARENHSEIERRRRNKMTAYITELSDMVPTCSALARKPDKLTILRMAVSHMKTLRGSGNTNVDGSYKPSFLTDQELKHLILEAADGFLFVVSCETGRIVYVSDSLTPVLNQSQSDWLCSSLYDQLHPDDIEKLREQLSTAENNTGRMLDLKTGTVKKESQQSSARMSMGARRSFICRMRCGSCPVEPLSMNRLNFLRNRNRNGLGAAKEGEPQYVVVHCTGYIKSWPPAGVSLTDDEADNTQGSRYCLVAIGRLQVTCCPSDTDINSISVPVEFISRHNCQGTFTFVDHRCLTAIGYQPQDLLGKNILEFAHPEDQGLLRDSFQQVVKLKGQVLSVMFRFRTKSTEWILMRTSSFTFQNPFSEEIEYIICTNVNVKNSSQDPLTPISSPGGSLPPSLGQSSPSGPPVVLSPGHVATRQLQQQQASLEGGGTRDGLYETGPITHPQMLVTATGPDHSKSLEKTELFSSIFQGSDQTKVVSSTSTPSAQIYPSANNFTAGRPNDTYRPATMTPQMAHPPHSAGQMLAQMSRENAAPQSVAPSSTGSPLHGGPAGGWPGAAARPQFNNQVVPQAAKTLSPQFASMGGYGGGSSNSFGQMPTGAAPTSTSGTNYSQMNPRASLNTNGYDVSHSAAQFPSRAAEAVWPQWQGPQHSQNNAEQHPHAQGSQQDMFPDVLSMLDQPTNFNSDDFELPIYPSFNE, encoded by the exons ATGTCCTCTTCAAACCCAG ATTTAACAGACCCAAATCTGGGCATGGGGGCGAGCGGGACGCAAGCGAGCGGCGGAGCTGTCGTCCCGAAAGGGCCCATCAAACGACGAGCGGC GCCAgactttgatgatgatgacgatgatgaaggaAGCAAGTTGTTCAG GTGTGATGATGAAACATCAGGCTCCAACAATGACAAAGAGCGTTTTGCTAG GGAGAATCACAGCGAGATTGAGAGGCGGAGGCGGAACAAGATGACTGCCTACATCACAGAATTGTCAGACATGGTGCCAACATGCAGCGCACTTGCTCGGAAACCAGACAAACTAACCATCCTACGAATGGCTGTGTCCCATATGAAGACTTTGAGAGGAAGTGGCAATACTAATGTAGATGGGTCATATAAACCTTCCTTTCTCACAGACCAG GAGCTGAAGCATCTCATTCTGGAGGCAGCTGATGGCTTCCTCTTTGTGGTGTCATGCGAGACTGGTCGCATTGTTTATGTTTCTGACTCCCTGACACCTGTCCTTAACCAGTCCCAATCTGACTGGCTCTGCTCCTCGTTATATGATCAGCTCCACCCAGACGATATAGAAAAGCTTAGAGAGCAGCTCTCCACCGCAGAAAATAACACGG GAAGGATGTTGGACTTAAAAACAGGaacagtaaaaaaagaaagtcagCAATCATCAGCCAGAATGAGTATGGGAGCCCGTCGATCCTTCATCTGCAGAATGAG GTGTGGCAGTTGTCCAGTGGAACCTTTGTCTATGAACAGACTTAACTTTCTTAGGAACAGGAACAG GAATGGTTTGGGGGCAGCCAAGGAAGGAGAACCTCAATATGTAGTGGTTCACTGTACAGGATACATCAAGTCCTGGCCCCCTGCAG gagtATCATTAACAGATGACGAGGCAGACAACACTCAGGGGAGTCGCTATTGTCTAGTAGCCATTGGGAGATTACAG gtTACCTGTTGCCCGTCTGACACAGACATCAACAGTATCAGTGTTCCCGTAGAGTTTATTTCACGCCATAATTGCCAGGGCACGTTCACCTTTGTAGACCACCGCTGCCTGACTGCCATCGGCTACCAGCCACAG GATTTATTGGGGAAGAATATTCTTGAGTTTGCCCACCCTGAAGACCAAGGCTTACTGAGAGACAGCTTCCAACAG GTGGTGAAGTTGAAGGGCCAGGTTCTGTCTGTGATGTTTCGGTTCCGCACCAAATCCACAGAATGGATCTTAATGCGAACCAGCTCCTTTACCTTCCAGAACCCGTTTTCTGAGGAGATTGAGTATATCATCTGCACCAACGTCAATGTCAA AAACTCGTCTCAGGACCCCCTCACTCCCATCTCCTCCCCAGGGGGCTCGCTGCCCCCCTCCTTGGGTCAGAGCAGCCCAAGTGGCCCCCCTGTGGTTCTCAGCCCTGGGCATGTAGCCACCAG gcagctgcagcagcagcaggccagtCTGGAGGGAGGTGGCACCAGAGATGGACTGTATGAGACTGGACCAATCACCCACCCACAG ATGCTAGTGACAGCAACTGGGCCGGACCACAGCAAGAGTCTTGAGAAGACTGAGCTCTTCTCCTCAATTTTCCAAGGTTCTGATCAGACCAAGGTTGTGTCTTCCACCTCTACTCCCTCTGCACAGATCTACCCTTCAGCCAACAACTTCACTGCTGGTCGTCCTAACGATACATACAG ACCAGCCACCATGACTCCACAGATGGCACATCCACCACACTCAGCGGGACAGATGCTTGCTCAGATGTCTCGTGAGAATGCAGCTCCTCAATCAGTTGCTCCCTCGAGCACTGGCAGCCCTCTCCATGGAGGACCAGCAGGAGGGtggcctggagcagcagccagacCACAATTTAATAATCAG GTGGTCCCTCAGGCAGCAAAGACCCTGTCTCCACAGTTTGCCTCCATGGGAGGTTACGGAGGCGGCTCCTCCAACTCCTTTGGTCAGATGCCTACAGGTGCTGCTCCCACCTCCACCAGTGGTACAAACTATTCTCAGATGAACCCCCGGGCCAGCCTCAACACAAACGGCTATG ATGTCTCTCATTCTGCAGCACAGTTTCCCTCCCGAGCAGCGGAAGCAGTGTGGCCACAGTGGCAGGGCCCGCAACACTCACAGAATAACGCCGAGCAGCATCCTCACGCTCAAGGCAGCCAGCAAGACATGTTCCCC GATGTTTTGTCTATGCTGGACCAGCCTACCAACTTCAACAGCGATGATTTTGAGCTTCCCATCTACCCTTCGTTTAATGAGTGA
- the arnt gene encoding aryl hydrocarbon receptor nuclear translocator isoform X1 has product MSSSNPDLTDPNLGMGASGTQASGGAVVPKGPIKRRAAPDFDDDDDDEGSKLFRCDDETSGSNNDKERFARENHSEIERRRRNKMTAYITELSDMVPTCSALARKPDKLTILRMAVSHMKTLRGSGNTNVDGSYKPSFLTDQELKHLILEAADGFLFVVSCETGRIVYVSDSLTPVLNQSQSDWLCSSLYDQLHPDDIEKLREQLSTAENNTGRMLDLKTGTVKKESQQSSARMSMGARRSFICRMRCGSCPVEPLSMNRLNFLRNRNRNGLGAAKEGEPQYVVVHCTGYIKSWPPAGVSLTDDEADNTQGSRYCLVAIGRLQVTCCPSDTDINSISVPVEFISRHNCQGTFTFVDHRCLTAIGYQPQDLLGKNILEFAHPEDQGLLRDSFQQVVKLKGQVLSVMFRFRTKSTEWILMRTSSFTFQNPFSEEIEYIICTNVNVKNSSQDPLTPISSPGGSLPPSLGQSSPSGPPVVLSPGHVATRQLQQQQASLEGGGTRDGLYETGPITHPQMLVTATGPDHSKSLEKTELFSSIFQGSDQTKVVSSTSTPSAQIYPSANNFTAGRPNDTYRPATMTPQMAHPPHSAGQMLAQMSRENAAPQSVAPSSTGSPLHGGPAGGWPGAAARPQFNNQQVVPQAAKTLSPQFASMGGYGGGSSNSFGQMPTGAAPTSTSGTNYSQMNPRASLNTNGYDVSHSAAQFPSRAAEAVWPQWQGPQHSQNNAEQHPHAQGSQQDMFPDVLSMLDQPTNFNSDDFELPIYPSFNE; this is encoded by the exons ATGTCCTCTTCAAACCCAG ATTTAACAGACCCAAATCTGGGCATGGGGGCGAGCGGGACGCAAGCGAGCGGCGGAGCTGTCGTCCCGAAAGGGCCCATCAAACGACGAGCGGC GCCAgactttgatgatgatgacgatgatgaaggaAGCAAGTTGTTCAG GTGTGATGATGAAACATCAGGCTCCAACAATGACAAAGAGCGTTTTGCTAG GGAGAATCACAGCGAGATTGAGAGGCGGAGGCGGAACAAGATGACTGCCTACATCACAGAATTGTCAGACATGGTGCCAACATGCAGCGCACTTGCTCGGAAACCAGACAAACTAACCATCCTACGAATGGCTGTGTCCCATATGAAGACTTTGAGAGGAAGTGGCAATACTAATGTAGATGGGTCATATAAACCTTCCTTTCTCACAGACCAG GAGCTGAAGCATCTCATTCTGGAGGCAGCTGATGGCTTCCTCTTTGTGGTGTCATGCGAGACTGGTCGCATTGTTTATGTTTCTGACTCCCTGACACCTGTCCTTAACCAGTCCCAATCTGACTGGCTCTGCTCCTCGTTATATGATCAGCTCCACCCAGACGATATAGAAAAGCTTAGAGAGCAGCTCTCCACCGCAGAAAATAACACGG GAAGGATGTTGGACTTAAAAACAGGaacagtaaaaaaagaaagtcagCAATCATCAGCCAGAATGAGTATGGGAGCCCGTCGATCCTTCATCTGCAGAATGAG GTGTGGCAGTTGTCCAGTGGAACCTTTGTCTATGAACAGACTTAACTTTCTTAGGAACAGGAACAG GAATGGTTTGGGGGCAGCCAAGGAAGGAGAACCTCAATATGTAGTGGTTCACTGTACAGGATACATCAAGTCCTGGCCCCCTGCAG gagtATCATTAACAGATGACGAGGCAGACAACACTCAGGGGAGTCGCTATTGTCTAGTAGCCATTGGGAGATTACAG gtTACCTGTTGCCCGTCTGACACAGACATCAACAGTATCAGTGTTCCCGTAGAGTTTATTTCACGCCATAATTGCCAGGGCACGTTCACCTTTGTAGACCACCGCTGCCTGACTGCCATCGGCTACCAGCCACAG GATTTATTGGGGAAGAATATTCTTGAGTTTGCCCACCCTGAAGACCAAGGCTTACTGAGAGACAGCTTCCAACAG GTGGTGAAGTTGAAGGGCCAGGTTCTGTCTGTGATGTTTCGGTTCCGCACCAAATCCACAGAATGGATCTTAATGCGAACCAGCTCCTTTACCTTCCAGAACCCGTTTTCTGAGGAGATTGAGTATATCATCTGCACCAACGTCAATGTCAA AAACTCGTCTCAGGACCCCCTCACTCCCATCTCCTCCCCAGGGGGCTCGCTGCCCCCCTCCTTGGGTCAGAGCAGCCCAAGTGGCCCCCCTGTGGTTCTCAGCCCTGGGCATGTAGCCACCAG gcagctgcagcagcagcaggccagtCTGGAGGGAGGTGGCACCAGAGATGGACTGTATGAGACTGGACCAATCACCCACCCACAG ATGCTAGTGACAGCAACTGGGCCGGACCACAGCAAGAGTCTTGAGAAGACTGAGCTCTTCTCCTCAATTTTCCAAGGTTCTGATCAGACCAAGGTTGTGTCTTCCACCTCTACTCCCTCTGCACAGATCTACCCTTCAGCCAACAACTTCACTGCTGGTCGTCCTAACGATACATACAG ACCAGCCACCATGACTCCACAGATGGCACATCCACCACACTCAGCGGGACAGATGCTTGCTCAGATGTCTCGTGAGAATGCAGCTCCTCAATCAGTTGCTCCCTCGAGCACTGGCAGCCCTCTCCATGGAGGACCAGCAGGAGGGtggcctggagcagcagccagacCACAATTTAATAATCAG CAGGTGGTCCCTCAGGCAGCAAAGACCCTGTCTCCACAGTTTGCCTCCATGGGAGGTTACGGAGGCGGCTCCTCCAACTCCTTTGGTCAGATGCCTACAGGTGCTGCTCCCACCTCCACCAGTGGTACAAACTATTCTCAGATGAACCCCCGGGCCAGCCTCAACACAAACGGCTATG ATGTCTCTCATTCTGCAGCACAGTTTCCCTCCCGAGCAGCGGAAGCAGTGTGGCCACAGTGGCAGGGCCCGCAACACTCACAGAATAACGCCGAGCAGCATCCTCACGCTCAAGGCAGCCAGCAAGACATGTTCCCC GATGTTTTGTCTATGCTGGACCAGCCTACCAACTTCAACAGCGATGATTTTGAGCTTCCCATCTACCCTTCGTTTAATGAGTGA
- the arnt gene encoding aryl hydrocarbon receptor nuclear translocator isoform X4 — protein MSSSNPDLTDPNLGMGASGTQASGGAVVPKGPIKRRAAPDFDDDDDDEGSKLFRCDDETSGSNNDKERFARENHSEIERRRRNKMTAYITELSDMVPTCSALARKPDKLTILRMAVSHMKTLRGSGNTNVDGSYKPSFLTDQELKHLILEAADGFLFVVSCETGRIVYVSDSLTPVLNQSQSDWLCSSLYDQLHPDDIEKLREQLSTAENNTGRMLDLKTGTVKKESQQSSARMSMGARRSFICRMRCGSCPVEPLSMNRLNFLRNRNRNGLGAAKEGEPQYVVVHCTGYIKSWPPAGVSLTDDEADNTQGSRYCLVAIGRLQVTCCPSDTDINSISVPVEFISRHNCQGTFTFVDHRCLTAIGYQPQDLLGKNILEFAHPEDQGLLRDSFQQVVKLKGQVLSVMFRFRTKSTEWILMRTSSFTFQNPFSEEIEYIICTNVNVKQLQQQQASLEGGGTRDGLYETGPITHPQMLVTATGPDHSKSLEKTELFSSIFQGSDQTKVVSSTSTPSAQIYPSANNFTAGRPNDTYRPATMTPQMAHPPHSAGQMLAQMSRENAAPQSVAPSSTGSPLHGGPAGGWPGAAARPQFNNQQVVPQAAKTLSPQFASMGGYGGGSSNSFGQMPTGAAPTSTSGTNYSQMNPRASLNTNGYDVSHSAAQFPSRAAEAVWPQWQGPQHSQNNAEQHPHAQGSQQDMFPDVLSMLDQPTNFNSDDFELPIYPSFNE, from the exons ATGTCCTCTTCAAACCCAG ATTTAACAGACCCAAATCTGGGCATGGGGGCGAGCGGGACGCAAGCGAGCGGCGGAGCTGTCGTCCCGAAAGGGCCCATCAAACGACGAGCGGC GCCAgactttgatgatgatgacgatgatgaaggaAGCAAGTTGTTCAG GTGTGATGATGAAACATCAGGCTCCAACAATGACAAAGAGCGTTTTGCTAG GGAGAATCACAGCGAGATTGAGAGGCGGAGGCGGAACAAGATGACTGCCTACATCACAGAATTGTCAGACATGGTGCCAACATGCAGCGCACTTGCTCGGAAACCAGACAAACTAACCATCCTACGAATGGCTGTGTCCCATATGAAGACTTTGAGAGGAAGTGGCAATACTAATGTAGATGGGTCATATAAACCTTCCTTTCTCACAGACCAG GAGCTGAAGCATCTCATTCTGGAGGCAGCTGATGGCTTCCTCTTTGTGGTGTCATGCGAGACTGGTCGCATTGTTTATGTTTCTGACTCCCTGACACCTGTCCTTAACCAGTCCCAATCTGACTGGCTCTGCTCCTCGTTATATGATCAGCTCCACCCAGACGATATAGAAAAGCTTAGAGAGCAGCTCTCCACCGCAGAAAATAACACGG GAAGGATGTTGGACTTAAAAACAGGaacagtaaaaaaagaaagtcagCAATCATCAGCCAGAATGAGTATGGGAGCCCGTCGATCCTTCATCTGCAGAATGAG GTGTGGCAGTTGTCCAGTGGAACCTTTGTCTATGAACAGACTTAACTTTCTTAGGAACAGGAACAG GAATGGTTTGGGGGCAGCCAAGGAAGGAGAACCTCAATATGTAGTGGTTCACTGTACAGGATACATCAAGTCCTGGCCCCCTGCAG gagtATCATTAACAGATGACGAGGCAGACAACACTCAGGGGAGTCGCTATTGTCTAGTAGCCATTGGGAGATTACAG gtTACCTGTTGCCCGTCTGACACAGACATCAACAGTATCAGTGTTCCCGTAGAGTTTATTTCACGCCATAATTGCCAGGGCACGTTCACCTTTGTAGACCACCGCTGCCTGACTGCCATCGGCTACCAGCCACAG GATTTATTGGGGAAGAATATTCTTGAGTTTGCCCACCCTGAAGACCAAGGCTTACTGAGAGACAGCTTCCAACAG GTGGTGAAGTTGAAGGGCCAGGTTCTGTCTGTGATGTTTCGGTTCCGCACCAAATCCACAGAATGGATCTTAATGCGAACCAGCTCCTTTACCTTCCAGAACCCGTTTTCTGAGGAGATTGAGTATATCATCTGCACCAACGTCAATGTCAA gcagctgcagcagcagcaggccagtCTGGAGGGAGGTGGCACCAGAGATGGACTGTATGAGACTGGACCAATCACCCACCCACAG ATGCTAGTGACAGCAACTGGGCCGGACCACAGCAAGAGTCTTGAGAAGACTGAGCTCTTCTCCTCAATTTTCCAAGGTTCTGATCAGACCAAGGTTGTGTCTTCCACCTCTACTCCCTCTGCACAGATCTACCCTTCAGCCAACAACTTCACTGCTGGTCGTCCTAACGATACATACAG ACCAGCCACCATGACTCCACAGATGGCACATCCACCACACTCAGCGGGACAGATGCTTGCTCAGATGTCTCGTGAGAATGCAGCTCCTCAATCAGTTGCTCCCTCGAGCACTGGCAGCCCTCTCCATGGAGGACCAGCAGGAGGGtggcctggagcagcagccagacCACAATTTAATAATCAG CAGGTGGTCCCTCAGGCAGCAAAGACCCTGTCTCCACAGTTTGCCTCCATGGGAGGTTACGGAGGCGGCTCCTCCAACTCCTTTGGTCAGATGCCTACAGGTGCTGCTCCCACCTCCACCAGTGGTACAAACTATTCTCAGATGAACCCCCGGGCCAGCCTCAACACAAACGGCTATG ATGTCTCTCATTCTGCAGCACAGTTTCCCTCCCGAGCAGCGGAAGCAGTGTGGCCACAGTGGCAGGGCCCGCAACACTCACAGAATAACGCCGAGCAGCATCCTCACGCTCAAGGCAGCCAGCAAGACATGTTCCCC GATGTTTTGTCTATGCTGGACCAGCCTACCAACTTCAACAGCGATGATTTTGAGCTTCCCATCTACCCTTCGTTTAATGAGTGA